From a region of the Paraburkholderia caribensis genome:
- a CDS encoding NADH:flavin oxidoreductase, whose translation MSDATSPILSSYNRNGIALRNRIAVAPMTRITATEYGHPTQTMFDYYKRFAKGGFGLVTTEGIYTDKAFSQGYRFQPGLADDEQAKAWSTFNREMHEHGTPVFAQLMHAGALSQGNVYRSHTVGPSAVRPKGEQMKFYFGQGRYAEPKQMTDAEIDEAIQGFVDAARRAVNIAGFQGVEIHGANGYLLDQFLTAGTNRRTDRWGGDTKARVQLLVDVVEAVRLGIGDAVPVGIRISQSKVNDFGSRWSGGEADAEVIFGTLADAGIDFLHVTEFEAWQPAFEGTHDSLVTLARRYAPAVTVIANGGLHTAERINHALASGADLVTVGRGALANPDLPKLLANRLEPRTFDGSILQPIASIKPEELAMQIAAST comes from the coding sequence ATGAGCGACGCAACCTCCCCCATCCTTTCTTCGTATAACCGCAATGGCATCGCATTACGCAACCGCATCGCCGTCGCACCCATGACGCGAATCACGGCCACGGAATACGGGCATCCGACCCAAACCATGTTCGACTACTACAAGCGCTTCGCGAAGGGCGGTTTCGGGCTGGTAACGACGGAAGGCATCTACACCGACAAGGCGTTCTCGCAAGGATACCGGTTTCAGCCAGGACTGGCCGACGACGAACAGGCGAAGGCATGGTCGACGTTCAATCGCGAGATGCATGAGCATGGGACCCCTGTGTTCGCGCAACTCATGCATGCCGGGGCGTTGAGTCAAGGCAACGTTTATCGAAGCCATACCGTGGGACCGTCGGCCGTCCGCCCCAAGGGCGAACAGATGAAGTTCTACTTCGGCCAGGGACGCTATGCTGAGCCGAAACAGATGACGGATGCTGAGATTGACGAAGCGATTCAGGGCTTCGTCGACGCGGCACGACGTGCCGTGAATATCGCCGGGTTCCAGGGCGTGGAAATTCATGGCGCTAACGGATATCTCCTCGACCAGTTCCTGACAGCGGGGACCAATCGCCGGACTGACCGTTGGGGCGGCGACACGAAGGCTCGCGTGCAACTGCTCGTCGATGTTGTCGAAGCAGTCAGGCTCGGCATCGGAGATGCTGTACCCGTGGGTATCCGGATTTCACAAAGCAAGGTCAACGATTTCGGTTCCAGGTGGTCGGGTGGCGAGGCGGATGCCGAAGTGATCTTCGGCACACTTGCCGATGCAGGCATCGACTTCCTTCACGTCACGGAGTTCGAGGCCTGGCAGCCGGCCTTCGAAGGCACGCACGATAGCCTCGTGACGCTGGCACGCCGTTACGCGCCCGCCGTCACCGTCATCGCAAACGGCGGCTTGCACACGGCTGAGCGTATCAACCACGCGCTGGCCTCCGGTGCGGATCTGGTGACCGTCGGACGCGGCGCGCTGGCGAATCCCGACCTGCCGAAACTGCTCGCAAACAGGCTCGAACCCCGTACATTCGACGGTTCGATCCTTCAACCGATCGCCAGCATCAAGCCCGAAGAACTCGCAATGCAGATAGCCGCTTCAACGTAA
- a CDS encoding AraC family transcriptional regulator, whose translation MSLSQDWLSRLLGMMTVHGQLELRCSYGAPWEVIYGDSDPGEMPYHIILSGSAILETPGSGKPQQLCAGDIVMLAHGGAHMLHDGSGARPKRAHERAALNLTISENKGTGPRLDMLCGRIILAPPHDRFIRAYLPARLVTHTSPTKSGVKHGTDGAAYEHLNGLVALMRAEAGADNLGGYAMMNALSAALFALTMRVASESDEAPVGLLALAGNPRLSPALTAIFSDPARAWTLPELANLCSMSRATLIRHFQDKLGRSPNDLLTDIRMALAANELKRPGISTEVVAETVGYQSVAAFRRAFSQRLGMTPADWRRSQREKQHAELAT comes from the coding sequence ATGTCACTTTCGCAAGATTGGCTGAGCCGTTTGCTCGGCATGATGACCGTGCACGGTCAACTCGAATTGCGCTGTTCGTATGGCGCACCGTGGGAAGTGATCTATGGCGATTCGGACCCGGGCGAGATGCCGTATCACATCATTCTCAGCGGGTCGGCCATTCTGGAGACGCCGGGTTCCGGCAAGCCGCAGCAGCTTTGCGCAGGCGACATCGTAATGCTGGCGCACGGCGGCGCCCACATGCTTCACGACGGTAGCGGCGCGCGGCCGAAGCGGGCGCACGAGCGCGCCGCACTGAACCTGACCATTAGCGAAAACAAAGGCACCGGCCCGCGTCTCGACATGCTCTGCGGGCGGATCATTCTGGCGCCGCCACATGACCGGTTCATCCGTGCGTATCTGCCTGCACGGCTTGTCACGCATACGTCGCCGACAAAAAGCGGTGTAAAGCACGGCACGGATGGTGCGGCCTACGAGCACTTGAACGGTCTCGTGGCACTCATGCGAGCAGAGGCGGGTGCAGACAATCTTGGCGGCTACGCGATGATGAATGCGTTATCGGCGGCGCTGTTTGCGCTGACGATGCGCGTGGCCAGCGAGTCCGATGAAGCACCTGTCGGACTGCTTGCGCTCGCAGGCAATCCGCGCCTGTCTCCCGCGCTCACGGCGATCTTCAGCGACCCGGCACGGGCATGGACGCTGCCGGAACTGGCGAACCTCTGCAGCATGTCGCGTGCAACGTTGATTCGTCACTTTCAGGACAAGCTGGGCCGTTCGCCGAATGATCTCTTGACCGATATCCGCATGGCGCTGGCGGCCAACGAACTGAAAAGACCCGGCATTTCGACCGAGGTTGTGGCCGAGACAGTCGGCTATCAGTCCGTCGCCGCATTCCGGCGCGCGTTCAGTCAACGTTTGGGCATGACGCCAGCGGACTGGCGTCGTTCGCAACGGGAGAAACAACATGCGGAGCTTGCAACCTGA
- a CDS encoding carboxymuconolactone decarboxylase family protein, whose protein sequence is MSRIAIPAVENATGATAEVYGRVRKIAGGSVPNLFAALGHLAPATLNAALDAEGALASSSLSKQDLETIKLLVSEQTGCDYCVAAHVMLGKMTGLSPEALKHIRAGQATGDARRDALIRFVLTLQTTRGTIGESELAAIRAAGYSDTQLAEISLAIAMTIFTNTFNRINDTDVDFPPVK, encoded by the coding sequence ATGAGTCGCATCGCCATCCCCGCAGTCGAGAACGCAACGGGCGCCACCGCCGAAGTCTATGGACGGGTTCGCAAAATAGCCGGCGGCAGCGTGCCGAATCTGTTCGCGGCGCTCGGCCATCTCGCGCCCGCGACATTGAATGCGGCGCTAGACGCGGAAGGCGCGCTGGCATCGAGCAGTCTGAGCAAGCAGGATCTGGAAACCATCAAGCTGCTCGTGAGCGAGCAAACGGGCTGCGACTACTGCGTCGCCGCGCACGTGATGCTGGGCAAGATGACGGGGCTGTCGCCCGAAGCGCTTAAGCACATTCGCGCGGGTCAGGCGACTGGCGATGCCCGACGCGACGCCCTCATCCGTTTCGTGCTGACCCTGCAGACGACCCGCGGCACGATCGGCGAAAGCGAACTCGCAGCGATTCGCGCAGCAGGCTACAGCGACACGCAACTCGCAGAAATCTCACTGGCAATCGCCATGACGATTTTCACGAACACCTTCAACCGCATCAACGACACCGACGTCGATTTCCCGCCGGTCAAATGA
- a CDS encoding mercuric reductase: protein MSQVEQFDTLILGSGQGGKLLAWHLGRSGQRVAVVERQWVGGSCPAVACLPSKNEIWSARVAHLARHAADFGATTGPVTIDMAKVRERKRGMVEREAAFHVQAYESSGAELIMGVGRFVGPKTIEVQLNGGGTRTLSASQVVVNVGTHAAIPDVPGLRAAEPLTHIGALDLDRAPAHLIVLGGGYIGVEMAQAYRRFGSRVTIIERGARLMAREDADVGAEMMRMLRAEEIDVVLDARIVSVEGRSGTHVRVVVRTPSGDRTLDGSDILVATGRVPNTAGIGLEQAGIQLDERGYIRVNDRLQTSAPDVWAIGEVAGSPQFTHVSVDDFRIVRDNLAGGNRSTGDRLIPYTLFTDPPLARVGLSESDAQRQGIGVRVAILPMNNVLRTEATDETQGFMKVLVSANDDRILGFTMIGSEAGEVMAAMQTAMIADLPYQKLRDAVISHLTVAEGLGPLLSRVPKRTGE, encoded by the coding sequence ATGTCTCAGGTTGAACAGTTCGATACGTTGATTCTCGGCAGTGGCCAGGGCGGCAAACTGCTGGCCTGGCATCTGGGCCGGTCAGGACAACGTGTGGCCGTGGTCGAACGGCAGTGGGTGGGCGGCTCGTGCCCGGCCGTCGCGTGCCTGCCGAGCAAGAACGAAATCTGGAGCGCGCGCGTGGCTCATCTGGCGCGGCATGCCGCTGACTTCGGCGCGACTACGGGACCTGTCACCATCGACATGGCAAAGGTTCGCGAACGCAAGCGCGGCATGGTCGAACGTGAAGCCGCGTTTCACGTGCAGGCGTATGAATCGAGCGGCGCTGAGCTGATCATGGGCGTCGGCCGTTTTGTCGGGCCGAAGACCATCGAGGTGCAACTGAACGGCGGCGGCACGCGTACGCTCAGCGCAAGCCAGGTCGTGGTCAACGTCGGGACGCACGCAGCGATTCCCGACGTCCCGGGACTGCGCGCTGCCGAACCGCTGACGCACATCGGCGCGCTGGATCTCGACCGTGCACCCGCACATCTGATCGTCCTCGGTGGCGGCTATATCGGCGTGGAGATGGCGCAGGCTTACCGGCGCTTCGGCAGTCGCGTGACGATCATCGAGCGCGGTGCAAGACTGATGGCCCGCGAAGATGCGGACGTCGGCGCGGAGATGATGCGCATGCTTCGCGCGGAAGAAATCGATGTCGTGCTGGATGCACGGATAGTCAGCGTCGAGGGCCGCTCGGGCACGCATGTCCGCGTCGTCGTGCGCACGCCTTCGGGTGACCGGACTCTGGATGGAAGCGACATTCTTGTCGCCACCGGCCGGGTTCCCAACACAGCCGGCATCGGCCTGGAGCAAGCAGGCATCCAGCTCGACGAACGTGGATACATTCGGGTGAACGACCGGCTGCAAACCTCGGCACCCGACGTCTGGGCAATTGGCGAAGTCGCGGGCAGTCCGCAATTCACGCATGTATCGGTCGATGACTTCAGAATCGTGCGCGACAACCTGGCAGGCGGCAATCGCAGCACTGGCGATCGTCTGATTCCGTACACGCTGTTCACCGATCCCCCGCTCGCGCGCGTTGGACTAAGCGAAAGCGATGCGCAACGTCAAGGTATCGGCGTTCGTGTCGCAATACTTCCCATGAACAACGTGCTGCGGACGGAAGCGACCGACGAGACGCAGGGCTTCATGAAGGTGCTCGTCAGCGCAAACGACGATCGCATACTCGGCTTCACGATGATCGGCTCGGAAGCTGGAGAAGTGATGGCGGCCATGCAGACAGCGATGATTGCGGATCTCCCGTACCAGAAACTCCGGGATGCCGTGATCTCTCATCTGACCGTCGCCGAAGGCCTTGGACCGCTGCTGTCAAGGGTGCCCAAGCGAACCGGCGAGTGA
- a CDS encoding IS256 family transposase: MPMKKKRTVASQAAARGPLPELPKALLDELVKGPMTPTEVQDLMLAFNKAIIERAMGAEMNLHLGYPPGESKPAGQANERNGASRKTVITDRGVVRVELPRDRDGSFEPILIPKHERRFTGFDERIIAMYARGMSVREIQAFLAESYGTEVSPDFISSVTDEVMAETLAWQNRPLETMYPVVFFDALRVKIRDDGVVSNKAVYLALGIQADGQRDVLGLWIEQTEGAKFWLKVFNELKTRGCQDILIAVVDGLKGLTDAIGAAYPKTAVQTCIVHLIRNSLEYAGWKDRKAVAQALRPIYAAASEEAAKQALQAFADGPWGAKYPTIVQSWQRAWEHVTPFFVFPPEIRRVVYTTNAIESLNMQLRKIIKTRGHFPNDEAAIKLLWLALRNVLAKNVRSAFDWKSAMNQFAILFGDRFTQARG; the protein is encoded by the coding sequence ATGCCAATGAAGAAGAAACGCACGGTGGCGTCTCAGGCAGCGGCCCGAGGGCCGCTGCCTGAACTGCCCAAAGCACTGCTGGACGAGCTGGTCAAGGGGCCGATGACGCCGACCGAGGTGCAGGATCTGATGCTGGCGTTTAACAAGGCGATTATCGAACGCGCGATGGGTGCGGAGATGAATCTGCATCTGGGGTATCCACCGGGCGAATCCAAACCCGCTGGCCAGGCCAACGAGCGCAACGGCGCCAGCCGCAAGACGGTCATCACCGATCGTGGCGTCGTCCGGGTCGAGTTGCCGCGCGACCGCGACGGCAGCTTCGAGCCGATCCTGATCCCCAAACACGAACGCCGCTTCACCGGCTTTGACGAGCGCATCATCGCGATGTACGCGCGTGGCATGAGCGTGCGCGAGATCCAGGCCTTTCTGGCCGAGAGCTACGGCACCGAGGTGTCGCCCGATTTCATCAGCTCGGTCACCGACGAGGTGATGGCCGAAACGCTGGCCTGGCAGAACCGTCCGCTCGAGACGATGTATCCGGTGGTCTTCTTCGACGCGTTGCGGGTCAAGATCCGCGATGACGGTGTGGTCAGCAACAAGGCGGTGTATCTGGCTCTGGGCATTCAGGCGGACGGCCAGCGCGATGTGCTGGGCCTGTGGATTGAGCAGACCGAGGGCGCGAAGTTCTGGCTCAAGGTGTTCAACGAACTCAAGACCCGCGGCTGCCAGGACATCCTGATTGCGGTCGTTGACGGCCTGAAGGGGCTGACCGACGCGATCGGCGCAGCTTACCCGAAGACGGCGGTGCAGACCTGCATCGTGCATCTGATCCGCAACAGCCTGGAATACGCTGGCTGGAAGGACCGCAAGGCTGTCGCCCAGGCGCTGCGTCCGATCTACGCAGCTGCCAGCGAAGAGGCAGCGAAGCAGGCTCTGCAGGCCTTTGCTGATGGGCCATGGGGCGCGAAATACCCGACTATCGTGCAGTCCTGGCAGCGCGCCTGGGAGCACGTCACGCCGTTCTTCGTGTTTCCACCCGAGATCCGGCGGGTCGTGTACACCACGAACGCCATTGAGAGTCTGAACATGCAGTTGCGCAAGATCATCAAGACCCGCGGTCACTTCCCCAATGACGAGGCTGCAATCAAGCTACTCTGGCTGGCATTGCGCAACGTCCTGGCCAAAAACGTGCGCTCAGCCTTCGACTGGAAGTCAGCCATGAACCAGTTTGCTATTCTGTTTGGCGATCGATTTACGCAGGCGCGCGGCTAA
- a CDS encoding host attachment protein: MSDITWVIVANGERARVFQTQGLALDLQEMEDLVNTAGRGTGLTDKEAEVLDRGEQKEKLEAKFSKRVADYLEQGRLHQKYHRLIIAAEAKFLGMVRADLSEETQRLIFEGVSDDFSELDVVEIQKRLRKER, encoded by the coding sequence ATGAGCGATATTACCTGGGTGATTGTGGCTAATGGTGAGCGTGCGCGTGTTTTCCAGACGCAAGGGCTAGCGCTCGATTTGCAGGAGATGGAGGATCTGGTCAACACTGCAGGACGTGGAACCGGACTAACGGATAAAGAAGCAGAAGTGCTTGATCGGGGTGAGCAAAAGGAAAAACTTGAAGCGAAATTTTCGAAGCGTGTTGCAGACTACCTGGAACAGGGACGCTTGCATCAAAAGTATCATCGCTTGATCATCGCTGCCGAAGCAAAATTTCTCGGTATGGTTCGCGCGGACCTGAGCGAAGAAACGCAGCGATTGATATTCGAGGGGGTGAGCGATGACTTCTCGGAGCTTGACGTAGTTGAAATACAAAAGCGCCTCAGGAAGGAGCGATGA
- a CDS encoding ATP-dependent Clp protease ATP-binding subunit, giving the protein MPLLCDICHTRPAVARVSVVQNGERKTMSICDYDYRQLMRHQSMVNPFDSLLGGGSGLSRFFGGFDDGDGEEAGLAAEVPRESVDATDAFSEQTLELLQRAAEKAHELRRKELDTEHLLYVLADTDIVAALLKELKLSPQDIKGYIDEHAQTGTAEADTPLDRMTISPRLKKAFQHAFQASRDLGHSYVGPEHLLIGLAAVPDSIAGTLLKKYGVTPEALRQKVVKVVGKGAEDGRVDTPTGTPNLDKFGRDLTAMARQGKLDPVLGRAQEIESTIEVLARRKKNNPVLIGEPGVGKTAIVEGLAQRIVNGDVPEVLRGKRLVEVNINSMVAGAKYRGEFEERAKQMIDEVTAKQAELILFIDELHTIVGAGQGGGEGGLDIANVLKPALARGELSLIGATTLNEYQKYIEKDAALERRFQPVLVPEPTVEQTIVILRGLRDKLEAHHQVTFADDAFVAAAELSDRYITSRFLPDKAIDLIDQAAARVRIGATSRPAGIQELEAEIAQLRREQDYASSRKRFDEAKGFEDRINDKQKALDEQTEAWQRKTGSETLEVTVEAIAEVVSRLTGIPVSDLTQEERQKLLRMEETLRERVVGQDDAVIAVSDAVRMSRAGLGQTHKPIATFLFLGPTGVGKTELAKALAETVFGDEQAVIRIDMSEYMERHAVARLIGAPPGYVGYDEGGQLTERVRRRPYSVILLDEIEKAHPDVNNVLLQVFDDGRLTDGKGRVVDFSNTIIIATSNLGASIIMENLERPEAARMTEKALRDELMTVLKGHFRPEFLNRLDEIIVFHSLSRENIRSIVQIQIDRVIRTAAAQGITLKIDDSVIEHLVEAGYQPEFGARELKRQIRQEIERKLAKEMLGDALRSGDTADVTYDKDSGEVKFHKVASASKPAKDKPKAGNGHDAQPDGEAQTPLADSASSKGRKKRGSTESGKHTR; this is encoded by the coding sequence ATGCCCTTGCTCTGCGATATCTGTCATACCCGTCCCGCCGTGGCCCGTGTAAGCGTCGTGCAGAACGGCGAACGTAAGACCATGTCGATATGCGACTACGACTACCGACAATTGATGCGCCATCAGAGCATGGTTAACCCATTCGACTCGTTGCTGGGTGGCGGCTCGGGCCTGTCGCGCTTCTTCGGCGGCTTTGACGATGGTGACGGCGAAGAAGCGGGACTTGCCGCCGAAGTGCCGCGCGAATCGGTCGATGCAACCGACGCCTTTAGTGAACAGACGTTGGAACTGCTACAGCGAGCCGCCGAAAAAGCGCACGAACTGCGCCGGAAAGAACTCGATACCGAGCACCTGCTCTACGTGCTCGCGGATACCGACATCGTCGCCGCGCTGTTGAAAGAACTGAAGTTGTCGCCGCAAGACATCAAGGGATACATCGACGAGCACGCGCAGACGGGAACGGCCGAAGCCGACACGCCGCTCGACAGGATGACGATTTCCCCACGTCTGAAGAAGGCATTTCAACACGCGTTTCAGGCGTCGCGCGATCTCGGGCATTCGTACGTCGGCCCCGAACATCTGCTGATCGGCCTCGCGGCCGTGCCCGACAGCATTGCAGGCACCTTGCTCAAAAAGTATGGCGTCACGCCTGAGGCACTGCGGCAGAAGGTCGTGAAGGTCGTCGGCAAGGGCGCCGAGGACGGCCGTGTCGATACGCCGACGGGCACGCCGAATCTCGACAAGTTCGGACGCGACCTGACGGCAATGGCGCGCCAGGGCAAGCTCGACCCGGTGCTGGGGCGCGCACAGGAAATTGAAAGCACAATCGAGGTGCTCGCGCGCCGGAAGAAGAACAACCCCGTGCTGATCGGCGAGCCGGGCGTCGGCAAGACGGCGATCGTCGAGGGCCTTGCACAGCGGATCGTGAACGGCGATGTGCCCGAGGTGCTTCGCGGCAAGCGGCTCGTCGAGGTGAACATCAATTCGATGGTGGCAGGCGCCAAGTATCGCGGTGAATTCGAGGAGCGCGCAAAGCAGATGATCGATGAGGTCACTGCGAAACAGGCCGAACTGATCCTGTTCATCGACGAGCTGCATACGATCGTCGGCGCAGGCCAGGGTGGCGGTGAAGGCGGACTCGACATCGCAAACGTGCTCAAGCCCGCGCTCGCGCGCGGAGAACTGAGCCTGATCGGCGCGACGACGCTGAACGAATATCAGAAGTACATCGAAAAGGACGCCGCGCTCGAACGGCGTTTCCAGCCCGTACTGGTACCGGAGCCGACGGTCGAGCAGACCATCGTCATCCTGCGCGGACTGCGCGACAAGCTCGAAGCGCACCATCAGGTAACGTTTGCCGATGATGCGTTCGTCGCCGCTGCCGAGTTGTCCGATCGCTACATTACTTCGCGCTTCCTTCCGGACAAGGCCATCGATCTGATCGACCAGGCCGCCGCACGCGTGCGCATCGGCGCGACTTCGCGGCCTGCCGGCATTCAGGAACTAGAAGCCGAGATTGCGCAACTCAGGCGTGAGCAGGATTACGCGTCGTCGCGCAAACGCTTCGACGAGGCGAAAGGCTTCGAGGATCGCATCAACGATAAACAAAAGGCGCTCGATGAGCAGACCGAGGCGTGGCAACGCAAAACCGGCTCCGAGACGCTGGAGGTGACCGTCGAAGCGATCGCGGAGGTCGTCTCGCGCCTCACGGGCATTCCCGTGTCCGATCTGACGCAGGAAGAGCGCCAGAAACTGCTCAGGATGGAAGAGACGCTGCGTGAAAGAGTCGTAGGGCAAGACGATGCCGTCATCGCCGTGAGCGATGCGGTGCGTATGTCGCGCGCGGGGCTCGGTCAGACACACAAGCCGATCGCTACCTTTCTGTTTCTCGGACCGACGGGCGTCGGCAAGACGGAACTCGCGAAAGCGCTGGCCGAAACCGTATTTGGCGATGAACAGGCGGTGATCCGCATCGACATGTCCGAATACATGGAGCGTCATGCAGTGGCGCGGCTCATCGGCGCGCCGCCCGGCTATGTCGGCTACGACGAAGGCGGTCAGCTTACCGAACGCGTGCGGCGTCGCCCGTACAGCGTGATCCTGCTCGACGAAATCGAGAAAGCGCACCCCGACGTGAACAACGTGTTGCTACAGGTCTTCGACGATGGACGCCTGACGGATGGCAAGGGCCGGGTCGTGGACTTCAGCAACACGATCATCATCGCGACCAGCAATCTGGGTGCGTCGATCATCATGGAAAACCTGGAGCGGCCCGAAGCCGCTCGCATGACCGAAAAGGCCTTGCGCGACGAATTGATGACGGTGCTAAAGGGTCACTTCCGCCCCGAATTCCTGAATCGTCTCGACGAGATCATCGTATTTCACTCGCTGTCGCGCGAGAACATCCGTTCTATCGTTCAAATCCAGATTGACCGCGTCATACGCACTGCTGCCGCGCAAGGCATCACGCTCAAGATCGACGATTCCGTCATCGAGCATCTGGTCGAAGCGGGTTACCAGCCCGAGTTCGGCGCTCGCGAACTGAAGCGACAGATTCGACAGGAAATCGAAAGAAAGCTCGCGAAGGAAATGCTCGGCGATGCACTCAGATCCGGTGATACCGCCGACGTCACCTATGACAAAGACAGTGGTGAGGTCAAATTCCACAAGGTCGCATCGGCATCGAAACCGGCAAAGGACAAACCGAAAGCAGGTAACGGGCACGATGCGCAGCCCGATGGCGAAGCGCAGACACCGCTCGCAGATTCCGCATCCAGCAAGGGACGTAAGAAGCGTGGTTCAACAGAGTCTGGTAAACATACCAGGTGA
- a CDS encoding FdhF/YdeP family oxidoreductase, producing the protein MTTRREVPGIRPYDGPAGGWGALRATAQAVRQQMESISAPITLMRTNQPDGFDCPGCAWPDKEHRSTFQFCENGAKAVTWEATTKRVPPEFFASNTVTSLLKKSDYELEDMGRLTHPLVYDRATDTYRAVEWEDAFARIGEILRTLSPDQVEFYTSGRASNEAAYLYQLFAREYGTNNFPDCSNMCHEPTSVGLPRSIGIGKGTVSLEDFDSAELIISIGHNPGTNHPRMMGTLHEASRRNVPIIVFNPLRERALERFADPQNFLEMATYASTRIASTYFQVDAGGDAAALKGVMKALLQTEAEQGNVLDREFIAAHTEGFDAFAADLEATSWDDIEKASGLTRPDLEEVALAYAKSNATIVTYGMGITQHNKGTANVRLIADLLLLRGNFGKPGAGICPLRGHSNVQGNRTVGITEKPSGEFLKLIEQTCGFTPPSEHGHDAVQAMQAMIEGKSKALICLGGNFAVALPDPEASFPAMAGLDLAVHIGTKLNRTHLLVSKETYLFPCLGRTELDMQAGGQQSVTVEDSMSMVHASAGKLTPASEHLRSEPAIVAGMARATLPNSKVAWMELIGDYDKIRDLIEQTVPGFEAFNERIRHPGGFRLPLPPTERQWPTPSGKAIFSVYDGVKEDADVLGAENVLRLITIRSHDQYNTTIYAMDDRYRGVFGRRDVLFMNESDLEEHGLEHGDLVDIETIVSGRQLRMKNITAIVYAIAKGSVAAYYPEANVLVPLDYIDKECGTPSYKSVPVKVTRATAS; encoded by the coding sequence ATGACGACACGACGCGAAGTTCCAGGCATTCGCCCATATGACGGACCCGCGGGTGGGTGGGGCGCGCTCCGCGCCACGGCTCAGGCGGTCCGCCAGCAGATGGAAAGCATCTCCGCCCCAATTACGCTCATGCGGACCAACCAGCCGGATGGCTTTGATTGTCCCGGATGCGCGTGGCCTGACAAGGAACATCGCTCCACATTCCAGTTCTGCGAGAACGGTGCAAAGGCTGTCACCTGGGAAGCGACGACCAAACGTGTTCCTCCCGAGTTCTTCGCCAGCAACACCGTGACTTCCTTGTTGAAAAAATCGGACTACGAACTGGAAGACATGGGACGCCTTACCCATCCGCTCGTCTACGATCGGGCAACGGATACCTATCGTGCTGTTGAATGGGAGGACGCGTTTGCGCGCATAGGTGAAATCCTGCGGACGCTTTCGCCGGACCAGGTCGAATTCTATACCTCCGGTCGCGCCTCGAACGAGGCGGCATACCTGTATCAGTTATTTGCCCGTGAGTACGGTACAAACAATTTTCCTGATTGCTCGAACATGTGTCATGAGCCGACCAGCGTCGGCTTGCCTCGTTCAATCGGCATCGGCAAGGGAACTGTTTCGCTGGAAGACTTCGACTCGGCCGAGCTCATCATATCGATTGGTCACAATCCCGGCACGAATCATCCGCGCATGATGGGAACGCTGCACGAAGCGTCGCGGCGCAACGTTCCCATCATCGTGTTCAATCCGCTGCGTGAGCGCGCGCTCGAACGGTTCGCCGATCCGCAGAACTTCCTCGAAATGGCAACCTATGCATCCACGCGCATTGCCTCGACCTATTTTCAGGTTGACGCAGGCGGCGATGCAGCCGCGCTGAAGGGCGTCATGAAAGCACTGCTTCAGACGGAGGCGGAGCAAGGCAATGTACTCGACCGCGAGTTTATCGCCGCGCACACGGAGGGTTTCGACGCGTTCGCCGCTGATCTCGAAGCGACGTCGTGGGACGATATCGAAAAGGCGAGTGGCCTCACGCGCCCCGATCTCGAAGAAGTCGCCCTTGCCTACGCGAAATCCAATGCGACCATCGTGACCTACGGGATGGGCATCACACAGCACAACAAAGGCACAGCCAACGTCCGTCTGATTGCCGACCTGTTATTGCTGCGCGGCAACTTCGGCAAACCAGGTGCAGGCATCTGCCCGCTTCGCGGACATTCGAACGTACAGGGGAATCGCACGGTCGGCATTACGGAGAAGCCGTCCGGCGAGTTTCTCAAGCTGATCGAACAAACCTGCGGCTTTACCCCACCCTCGGAACACGGCCATGATGCCGTCCAGGCGATGCAGGCGATGATCGAAGGCAAATCGAAAGCGCTGATCTGCCTGGGTGGAAACTTCGCGGTCGCGTTGCCCGATCCGGAAGCGTCGTTTCCCGCCATGGCCGGGCTCGACCTGGCCGTCCATATCGGCACGAAGCTCAATCGCACTCACCTGCTGGTATCGAAGGAAACCTACCTGTTCCCGTGCCTCGGCCGTACCGAACTCGACATGCAGGCTGGAGGTCAGCAGTCGGTGACGGTGGAAGACTCGATGTCCATGGTTCATGCATCGGCCGGCAAGCTCACCCCGGCGTCGGAACATCTGCGCTCGGAGCCCGCCATCGTCGCCGGCATGGCGCGCGCGACGCTACCCAACAGCAAGGTAGCGTGGATGGAACTCATTGGCGATTACGACAAGATCCGCGACCTGATCGAGCAGACCGTCCCGGGCTTCGAAGCGTTCAACGAACGTATCCGGCATCCCGGCGGATTTCGCCTCCCGCTGCCGCCAACCGAGCGGCAGTGGCCCACGCCGTCCGGAAAGGCGATCTTCTCGGTCTATGACGGCGTCAAGGAAGACGCGGACGTGCTCGGCGCAGAGAACGTACTGCGGCTCATCACGATACGCAGCCACGACCAGTACAACACCACCATTTATGCGATGGACGACCGCTATCGCGGCGTATTCGGCCGGCGTGACGTGCTGTTCATGAACGAATCCGACCTCGAAGAGCACGGGCTCGAACATGGCGACCTGGTCGACATCGAGACTATCGTCTCAGGCAGACAGTTGCGCATGAAGAACATCACCGCGATCGTGTATGCCATTGCAAAGGGCTCGGTAGCCGCGTACTACCCGGAAGCCAACGTTCTGGTCCCGCTCGACTACATCGACAAGGAGTGTGGCACGCCCTCCTACAAGTCTGTGCCAGTCAAGGTCACGCGCGCGACGGCGAGTTGA